The region CGGCATAGGTAAGCACGACCGCCATCTGCAGGAAGACGCGGAAGAAATCGCGGATATGATCGGCCTGGTGTTCGGCGAAGCTCTCGGCGCAGTCACCGCCCTGGAGCAGAAAACCGTTTCCGCTGGCGACATCGGCCAGCTGCGCTTTCAGCTTGCGTGCTTCACCTGCAAAAACCAGCGGCGGATAGGTCGACAGGCGCTGTTCAACATCCGCCACTGCCTGTTCATCCGGGTATTCCGGCACCTGCGAGATCGGCTTCGATCTCCAGCTGTCCGGGCTCCACTTGTCCGCCATGCTTCCTACTCCTCACTGGGCTCCGCAGGTAAATTTCATTACGCCTGCTGCCCCCGTCCGCGACCTTTTCGTTCGTTTCGCCATGCTCAAACAGAGCAAACGTGCGGCCTTATACACCCCAAGCGCCGCCAAAGCCACAGGACAATATGCCAAATATACACCCGATTCCGGATTGGATTTACCTGTGTCTTGCCAGGCGACAAAACCCCGGCTTGAGCCTGATCATGGCGCGTGCTGTTCTGGCAGGCGATCTTGTCCATCAATGCAACAGGATACCCAAACCGGTGCCGAGACTGGAACACAGTCATAACCCCGACGATATCGCCTCACGGCTGGCCACCCCGCCAGGTGCCAGCTACCTGAAGGACTGGATCTATGGCGGCATCGACGGGGCCGTTACCACCTTTGCCATCGTTGCCGGCTCGACCGGCGCCGATCTGTCCGCCAAGGTGATCCTGATCCTCGGGATCGCCAATCTGCTTGCCGACGGCTTCTCCATGGCGGCGGCCAACTACAGCGGCTCGAAATCGGAAAACGAAGCCTATGCCCGTCTCAGGGCGATCGAGGAAAATCACATCGCCCTTGCCCCGGAAGGCGAGCGGGAAGAGGTCCGGCAGATATTCAGGAACAAGGGCTTTCGGGGCGAAGACCTGGAGACCGTGGTTCAGTTGCTCACCTCCAAAAAGGAGACGTGGATCGAGACAATGATGCAGGCAGAATACGGCATGTCCGACGGCGGCCGAAAGCCACTGAAAGCAGCCCTCCACACGTTCGCGGCATTCGTCGCATGCGGCTCGGTCCCGCTGCTGCCCTTCGTCCTGGCCTTCCAGGCAAGCGCGACCACGGCGAGTGCACTCACTGCCGTCGCCTTTTTCGCGATCGGTTCATTCCGCTCGCGCTGGTCTCAAAGACACTGGCTGTCTTGCGGCATCGAGACGACCGCCATCGGCATGCTGGCGGCCGGCATCGCCTATCTGGCCGGACACGGACTGCAGTCGCTACTGGGTTAGCTCGCGCGTTTCCAGATAACTGACGCCAAGCGTCTTCAGTTTCCGGTCGATCAGGTCCTGCAGCGGCGGGTCGAGGATGATCTTTCTCGGGTAATGCGGATTGGCGCGGTCGTTGAGGATCGGCACGTGCCAGCCGTCGGTGGTCGCGATGAAATGGTCGATACCTTCCTCGCCCCAGAAGCGGAAAAACCCTGCAAGCACGCAATCCAGGTAACTCTGCAAGATCGGATATGCATCGGTTCCCCAGCGCTGATGTTCCGGAGCGGCCCTGAACAGAAACATGTCCTCCGGTCCGGGCGACTTGCGGGCGTCGCATCGAAAGCAGGAGCCGATTGCCTCCACCCTGTGATAGCGCTGCTCCCGCAGCTCCAGGGCCTTCAGCCCGGCGCGCGGCTCACGCGCCATCACACCCAGGATTTCGGTTTCCGCATCTTCCCGGACGGTGAGCGCGCAGCGGCCCTGGCCGTCCTCCCCTTCCCCGCAGACCCGCCATTCGCGTACCCAGCCGCGCAGCCTCCCGGGCGTGACTTCCATGGCGGCGGGGATCGTGTCACTATTGACGAGGGAACCGTAGCCAAAATATGTGATCGTCATGTGCCGCTTATCCTGATTCCGCAAAGTCGGATCCAACACCAGATATCAGTTCAGGGGTTGCCATGATCGTTTCCTCCCTCTCCCAACAGGACGTCGAGCATTTAAGGGAGGAGACTCCCGGTGTAGGACAGGTGATCCATTTTAACAATGCCGGCACGGGCCTCGCCCCGTCCCCGGTCCTCGACGCAGTCAAGCGGCATCTGGACCTGGAAGCCCGCATTGGAGGCTATGAGGCCGCTGATGCCGCCGGCGCGGAACTCGATGCCTTTTATACCGGCCTTGCCGCGCTGATCGGCAGCAAGCCCCACGAAATAGCTTATGTCGAGAACGCGACCCGCGCCTGGGACATGGCCTTTTACGGCATCGACTTCAAGGAAGGCGACCGGATCGTCACCGGCCGGGCGGAGTATGTCTCCAATTATGTCGCCTTTCTGCAGATGAAGCGCCGCAAGGGCATCGAGATCGACATCGTCGAGGACGATGAAAGCGGGCAGATCGACCTGAAGGGCGTGAAAGCGGCGATCACCGCGAAAACCCGGCTGATTGCGCTGACGCATGTCCCGACCTTCTCTGGCCTGATCAATCCGGCTGAAGAAGTGGGCGAAATCGCACGCTCGGCCAAGCTTCTCTACCTGCTGGACGCCTGCCAGTCGGCCGGACAAATTCCGCTCAATATCGGCGACATCGGCTGCCACATGCTGTCGGGAACGGGCCGCAAGTATCTGCGCGGGCCGCGCGGAACCGGTTTCCTCTATGTCAGCGACGACGTGCTGGATCAGCTCGATCCACCCTTCGTCGACCTGCAGGCCGCGAACTGGATCGACGAGACCTCCTACGAACTCGTTCCCCATGCCCGGCGCTTCGAGACCTGGGAACGCTATGTCGCGGGTCAGATCGGCCTCGGAGTTGCGGTCGGCTACGCGATCGGCTTCGGCATGGAGCGGATCGGCGACAGGATCTGCTCCCTCGGTGCGCACCTGCGATCGGAGCTCTCCGGGCTTGCCGGGATTTCCCTGCACGACAAGGGCAAGCGCAAGGGCGGTATCGTAACCTTCACGCTTGACGGCGAGACGCCGGAAAAGACAAAGGCACGCCTGTCCGCCTCGGGCATCAACGTCTCGGTCAGCGGCGCCGGCTCAGCCAGGATCGACCTCCCCCACCGCGGACTTGATGCCGTGGTCCGCGCTTCGCTCCATGCCTTCAATACCGAGGCCGAAATAGAAGAGTTCGTTAAGGCTATCGGTAGTTTTCGCTAGCCCGACCCGCGCGCGATACCGGTTGAGCACCTGGTGTTAAACCTCATCGGCTATAGACCGCCCATCTTTGCGGGAAAGGCGGATCTGCTTGATCAGGAAGAAAGTCGATAAGCAAGGGGTGCAAGGTCCGGACCTGTTCCAGCCGTCGGGCGGACGCAGCATCAAGGTCTGGATTTACGGCTTTGCCGCCCTTCTGATTGTCCTTTCGACCGCATCCCTTGCCTTCATCGCCCATTATGCCTGGCGTGAAGCCGACCGGAGGGCGCTTGAAAGCGAACAGCTGCGCATGAGCAACGCCCTGCACGACTATCACCGGCAAATCGCGCGCGACCAGATTGCGCTGGCGCAGTGGGACGAGACCTTCAAGGCCCTCCAACCGCCAATCGATCGGCATTTCGTGGAGTTCGAACTCGCAAGGGACCTTTGGGAAGATTTCGACCTCGCCCGGACGTTCATCGTCGACGGGAACGGCTCCCTCATCGCTCAGGCCTTTGAAGACGAGATCCGCTTCGACGCCCAGCAACTCGCGCCCGGCAACGAGATCCGCAGGCTTGCGGAAGAGACGCTGGCCGCATTCAAAAGGCGGCAGACGCGCTCCAGCTCGGTTTTCTCCGAATGGCATATGCCGCAGTCCGCCCTTCTGGATATCGGCGCCTCCGCCTTTGCCGTCGTCGACGGTACGCCGGCCCTCTTGAGCGCCATGCCCGTGTTGCCCGACGAGGGGACCGTCGAGCTGCACGCGGACTATCCGGCGATCCTGGTGAATGCCGTCTACCTGGACGAGGACTGGATCGCAGAACTGAACGAGCAGCTTTCGTTCCGCGAGCTCGGATTCTATCCAGGGCCGCCCGAGCGGAGGCATCCCACGAACTACCTCATCCGCGCAGACGACGGAAAGATATTCGGCTACTTGCGCTGGGACCATGCGAAACCGGGACGGGAGATCTGGGTAACCGCCCTGCCCCTGATCATACTGCTGGTATCCCTCATTGCCGTCGTCGCCTTCGCGCTTGCCAGCAAGATCAGCCGCCTGTCCGCTTCGCTTGAAGAAAGCGAGCGCAAGAACCACCATTTTGCGCGCCACGATGCGCTGACGGGCCTGCCCAACCGCCACCACTTTTCCGATTGCCTTGCCTATTCCCTGGACTGCCTTCCGGAACAGGAATTTGCGATTCTCGCCTGTGACCTGGACCGGTTCAAACCGGTGAATGACACCCATGGCCATGAAGCCGGCGACACGGTGATTTGCAGCGTGGCGCAAAGGTTGCGGCTGCTCGTCGGCAAACACGGCATCGTCAGCAGGATCGGCGGCGACGAGTTCATCATTCTCCTCACCGGACAAACCGGCAGGGACCATCTGGCATCGCTTGCGGAGCAGATCGGCGAAACCGTTGCCGGCCCGATCGAGATCGGCAGCGGCCAGGTTGTCGAAATCGGCGTCAGCATCGGCATCGCCATCGCGCCCGACTGCGGCTCAACGGAAAAGGAACTGATCCGAATGGCCGACCTCGCCCTCTACAAGGCCAAGGACAATGGCCGCAACGGATTCGAATTTGCCGGCCCCCAGTTGCTGCAGGCGGCAACACCGAACAGAGAACACAAGCTGCATGAGAGCGAACCGGAACAACCCCGGCTTGAATCGACCCTGTAACTATTCGCACGGGGAAGTATCTTATTCACAAAACATTAGAACAATATGTTTCAATCACTTAGACAAATGCCTGTTCTTATCCCTAATATCAACATTCGCCCGAACCTCCATCAGCGCCGGATTTCTTCGTTGCAGCATCTGTGCGGGATCGCATCTTGACCGAATTCACGCGACGATACCTCGATCAATCCGAGAAGCGCCCCCGGCAGCACATCTCGCGGCTCGCCTTCCTTCTTGCAGGCATGCTCATTGCGCTCACGGCGGCATCGCTGACATTCGTCGGCTTTGTAGCGTCCCGGGCCTCAACGGAACAGGCGATTGCCAACGAGCAGCGGCTGTTCAGCAATACGCTCACCGATCGCGTGCGCGCGCTGGTGCGCGAGCAGCTCATCGTCACGTATTCAGACGAGTCTGTGAAAAACCTGGTTCGCGACTTCGACGCGGATTACGCCCGCAAGACTTTCGACACGCTCTGGACCAACTACCGGTACAGCAAGGTCATGCTGATCTCCGGCAGCGGCAATATTCTGGCGGAATCCTTCGAAAATTACACGCATATCGTCAAGCGCCCGATCAGTGAGACGCCCGGGCTGGAAGCGGTGTTCCAGGACCTCAAGAAGACATACGAGAAGAACCGGGTCCGCGTGCCGGGAGGCTTCGGCCACCGGTCACTGCGGGGTCTCGATCCCGGCGAATATGCCTCCATGGGTTTCGTCCGGATAGACGGCAGGCCCGCGTTGTTCGGCGCAATGCCGGTCATTCCCGACGAATACCAGACAACGCTCCCGGACGGACCGCCCACAGTCCTGCTGACGGCTCAGTATATCGACGGGCCTCTCCTGAACCAGCTGAACGCTCAGTTGAAATTCGCATCCTTCACCTTCGTTCCAGATGATGTTCCGGCGGAAACCGGTTCCTTGCACCCCGTCACCAACCAGAATGGCGAGCCTTTGGGCGCCTTCAAGTGGGACAGCCGGTCCGTCGAGAGATCCATCTGGCCGACGATCATCCCGGTGATCGTCGTCCTGAGCATCGCACTGGCACTGCTTGCCATCGGCATCGCCTGGCGCATCGGACAGCTGACCTCGTCGCTGCAGGCAAGCGAACAGCAAAACCGTTATCTTGCGCTCCATGACACCCTGACGGGCCTGGCAAACCGGCTGCAGTTCAATCAGGTACTGGAAAAGTCGGTGAAGGCACTGCCGGAGAAGCCGTTCGCCGTCCTTCACTGCGATCTCGACCAGTTCAAGGCCGTGAACGACACGTTTGGACATGCGGCCGGCGATCTTGTCATCAGGACCATGGGCGCACGCCTTACGAAAATCATCGGCGATCACGGGCTTGTCTGCCGCGTCGGCGGCGACGAATTCATGGCCATCTATTACGGCCCCCGGTCCGGTTTGCGCGATCTCAGCAAGGCGCTGGTGGAAAACGGCAGGATTCCCATCGAGATCGAAGACGAGGGCACGGCCCACGTGGGGCTCAGTGTCGGGATCTGCATCGCGCCTGATGACGGCACGACAGCCGATGTCCTGGTGGCCCGGTCAGATGCGGCGCTATATCAATCCAAAAACCAGGGCCGCGACCGGTGTTCGTTTTTTTCGGATTTCTTTGATCCCGACACGGATCCCGGGCAGTCGCCCTATTCCCTGCAAGACCCGCCGGAACAGCTCCCGGCGCGTTCGGACGCCTGATTTCGAGATCTTGCGGAGCTTTTGCGACACCCCTGCAAGCGTGCGCTTCGCCGGACGCAGTCCGGCGAAGCAAGGCAACAACAGTGATTAGCCGCGCAGACGCTCGGTCGGTTCGCGCATGGTCACCAGTTCTTCGGCAGCAGTCGGATGCACGGCGATGGTGCGGTCGAAATCCGCCTTGGTCGCGCCCATCTGCAGGGTCACACCCAGGATCTGCGCCAGTTCGCCCGCATCCGGACCGACGACGTGAACACCAAGCACCTTGTCGGTGTCCGCGTCCACGATCATCTTCATGAGCATCTTTTCGTCCCGGCCGGACAAGGTGTGCTTCATGGGCCGGAAACTCGCCTTGTAGATGTCGAGGTTCGACGTGCGCTCCAGCGCCTCCTCCTGTGTCAGGCCGACGGTTCCCATTTCCGGCTGCGAGAAAACCGCGGTCGCAATCAGGCTGTGATCCACCTGCCAGGGCTTGTCGCCGAAGACGGTATCGGCGAATGCATGGCCTTCGCGGATCGCCACGGGCGTCAGGTTGGCCCGGTTGGTGACATCACCGACAGCGTAGATGGACTCGACATTGGTGCGCAGATCCGGGCCGACCTTGATCGCCCCGATGCCGTCGGTTTCGACCCCGGCCTTTTCAAGCCCGAGATCGTTGGAGTGTGGATTGCGGCCGATCGCAAACATGATCTGGCCGGCCGCAAGCGTCTCGCCGCCTTTGGTGCGGCCCACCAGGGAACCGTCCTCCTGCTTTTCGATCTTCTCGAAAGCGTCGTTCAGAACGACCCGGATGCCCTTCTTCTCCATCTCCTCGCGGACCGTGGTCCTCAAGTCCGTGTCGAAGCCGCGCAGGATCTCCCCGCCGCGGTAAATCAGTGTCGTGTCGACGCCGAGGCCATTGAAGATGCCGGCGAATTCGACCGCAATGTAACCACCGCCGGCGACGACGATCTTCTCGGGAAGATGATCGAGGTGAAACGCTTCGTTGGACGTGATGACATGCTCGTTGCCCGGCAGGTCTCTGTCCACGTTGGGTGATGCTCCGACCGCGATCAGGATATATTTCGCGGTGAAGGACTGACCGGTCGAGAGCAAGCGGACGGTGTGGGCGTCCTCAAGGACGGCACGGCTGTCGTGCAGTTCGACATTCGAGCGTTCCAGATTGCGCCGGTAAAGGCCTTCCAGCCGGGTGATTTCCTGGTCCTTCGCGGCAACAAGCTTTTCCCAGGAGAAAGTGCGTTCGCCCACGGTCCAGCCGAAGCCCTCGGCATCTTCAAATTCCTCGGAAAACTTGGACGCATAAACGAAGAGCTTTTTGGGAACGCAGCCGCGGATGACACAGGTGCCACCATAGCGGTATTCCTCGGCGATCCCGACCCGGGCGCCATGCGTTGCGGCAATCCTTGCGGCGCGGACACCGCCCGAGCCACCGCCAATAACAAAAAGATCGTAATCGTAGTCGGTCATCTACGCCTCATGATATGTCGTCCGCAATGCATCCCGGCTCACAAATAACCTTAACGGGACGCCGTATTATTCCCAGAACAATCAACTTTTCCGCCTTCACGCAATTGCATGAAGGCGGAGAAGCCGACCGGCGGGCAGGATGCCGGGCCTGCTCCCAAGTAGGCAGTTGCAGGCGCGATGCAAGACCGGACGGGAGGCGTGCCTGGCAGCAAGTCTCCGCTTCCGCCGGCCCCGCAAACGAATTGGGCCGCTTTCGCGGCCCGCTTCAATTTTCCGTGCAGTCGATGTGGTCCCGCAAGCGCAGATCCGCATCCGGGAAGCCGTTGCATCACTGGGCTTCGTTCTGCTTCTTAAGCTCTTCCTGAACCATGGTCACCATTTCCGTTGAGATCTTGTCCTGCCACTCACGGGCGGCGCCAACGGAAAACTGGGTGACGACCGGGATGGTCTGGGTCAGCTTCTGGCCGAGCTCGGTGCTATAGAATGCAGCCAGTTCGTTGAGTTCGGCTTCCGTAAAGTGTTCGGCCCAGACCCGGTAGACGCGCTCGTTCAGTTCCGCCCGCTTGGGAGCCAGTTCCAGGGCAACCTTCTGCGTGACTTCAATGATTTCTTCGGCGCGGGTCGGGTCCGACTGGACAAACGCCGTGCGGGTCTGCTCCGCAAGCACCGGCAGAATGTCGTCGAACGGCTCCAGAATCTTCGTGGCTGAGGCAACTTTCTTGGCGGCGGCCAGGTGGCTCTCCGAGATTTCCTGAGCCGTTGCATTGCTCGAAATGAAACCGGCGAGCACCATCGCTGCGCCCAATACAGCTGCCCGCGGGAATGTTTTGATAAGCTTCATTTTTCTACTCCTAGGCGGCATTCATCCATAGCCTGGAAAGCCAGTTCCAAACTGTTAAACGGGCCACAGGGTCTTTACCCCATCTGCGCCAGCCACGTAAGCTTTTGTTGCAAGGTTAATGAAAAGGCCGTGCTCGACAACGCCCGGAATTGCGGCCAGGCGATCAGCCAGCGTCTTCACGTCTTTGATCTGCTGAAGGTGTGCATCGAAAATGTAGTGCCCGCCGTCTGTCTCGTAGGGATCGGTCTTCCCGCCCCGCAATTCCAGTTCCTCAGGCAGGTTCAAATCAGCCAGCACCTTCAAGATCGCATGCCTGGTTGCCTCCAGGCCGAAGGGAACAACTTCGATCGGCAGCGGAAAACGCCCGAGCGTCTCGACCGCCTTGCTGCTGTCGGCAATGACTATCATCTGCGTGGAAGCGGCAGCAACGATTTTTCCCTCAGCAGGGCCCCGCCACCGCCCTTGATCAGGGCCAGATTCGGGTCCAGTTCATCCGCTCCATCCACCGTCAGATCCAGCTGCGGCATTTCGTCCAGGCTTGTCAGGCGGATGCCGAGGCTGGAGGCCAGCTTCGCGGTCCGCTCCGAGGTTGGCACGCCGATCACGTCCAGACCGTCCGCGACCCGCCGGGCAAGGGCATGAACAAACAGCTCGGCCGTCGACCCGGTTCCGATGCCAAGCCGCATTCCGGAAGAGACATCCTCCACGGCGCGTTCAGCGGCTTGTTTCTTAAACTGGTCGCTCATTCAAACTTTCCTTGGCAACCTTCCCTCAGCGCCGGCTTGCGGCACCGCTCCCATGCTCCAGGACGCGACCGGAAGCCGGTCCGCCCGAACCATGGCTGGTCCTCTCGTTCTGAGCCGCCGGGTGCTTAACACGGTGTGCGTCCGCCGGTCCAGTGACATTCCCTATTTGGCGGGGAAAACCGGCGGCTCCCGGTCTTCCAACCAATATTAACCATCATTTTAGACAAACCTCAGATAGTGCTTGAAATAGTCTAGGGCCTGGAAAGCACAAAATCCGATGAACATTCTTCGATTTAAGTCGCGGCGGAAAGTCCAAGACGACCTCTCGCACGTCGCCCTGTCTGCCGCAGAGGAAGCTGCCGCGGCGGAGCCTGGCGTTGTGCAGGACGACGTTTCGTCGGACCGCATGAGCTTTGTCCTCGACAGCCTGGAGGACGATCTGCAGGTTGCGGCAAAGGCCATCAATGCCGCGGCGGAGAAGGTTCAGGACCAGCTCGACAGCCAGATGGACAAGCTTCAGACCATCCGCAACGACAGCCAGTCCCTCGCGGACCAGTCCTCTATTGCGGAGGAAAACGCCTCCGGGCTCGCCGCCTCCATCGAGGAGCTCTCCTCCTCCAGCCGCGAAATCGGCTCGCAGGTCGGGGTGTCCAATCAGCTGGCCAATGAAGCCCGCGACGTCGCCGATCGGGTCAACCAGGGCGTGATGGATCTCAAGACCGCCATTGACGACATCGCCAATGTGGTCAGCATGATTTCGGACATCGCTAAGCAAACCAACCTTCTGGCGCTCAATGCGACCATCGAGGCAGCCCGGGCCGGGGAAGCCGGCAGGGGCTTTTCCGTTGTCGCCAGCGAAGTGAAGGCGCTGTCCGTGGAGACCCAGTCTGCAACGGAAAAGATCGTCGAGAACATCGAACGCCTCCACCAGTCGGCCGAACACAGCCTTGGCTCGGTCAACCAGATCATCGACGTCATCGGACGGATCCGGCCAAGCTTTGCCGCCGTGGAAGACGCCGTGCAGACCCAGGTCGAGACCACCAACCTCATCGGCGAACAGGCCCTCCAGACGGCCACCTTCGTACAGGAAGTGGTCCGACGGGCCAATACGATCACCCAGTCGGCCGCCGAGGCGGAAGACGGCGGGACACGGGCCCGGGAGATGGGCACGGAGATGAGCAAGAACGCGCAGTCGTTGCGGGCGCGGTTCACGATGATGATCCGCCAGACGGAAATCGGCGATAGACGGCAGCACGACCGCCTGCCCGTCAAGCTGGGCGGCACCCTCACCAGCGGGTCCAGGGTGTCGAAGATCGAAACGCTCGACATTTCCGAAGGCGGCGTCCTGTTCAAGATGGACGGTGACGGCATCCTGCGCCCCGGAGACAAGGCGGGTCTCGACATCAGCGGCATCGGCCGGACCGACGTCAGGATCCTCGCCGTCTCCGATAACGGTTATCACTGCTGTTTCGCCGATCCGGACGAGCGCTTCCGGGAAGCCCTTGACAGCAAGATCGCGGCCATTCATGCGATCCACGCGCGCGAAGTTGAACTGGCCCAGGCGGCAGCCGCCCGCGTCGCCGCGACCATGGAAAAGCTGCTTGAAACCCGCCAACTGACCCCGGACGATCTGTTCGACACCAACTATACGCCGATTGCGGGAACCAATCCGCAGCAGGTCGCCACCCGCGCCCTCTCCCACCTGGAAAAGGTGTTGCCCGAGATTCAGGAAGAGCTTCTGGGCAACGGCGAGGGCATGGTGTTCTGCGTCGCCGTGGACCGGAACGGCTATCTGCCCGTCCACAACATGATCTATTCTAAACCGCAGAAGCCCGACGATCCGGCCTGGAACACCGCCAATTGCCGGAACAAGAGGATCTTCGACGACAGGGCCGGCCTGAGTGCGGGAAGAAACACGCGTCCGTTCCTGATCCAGTCCTATGCCCGCGACATGGGAGGCCGTAACATCATCTGGATGAAGGAAATCGATGCGCCGATCATCGTTCATGGCCGCCACTGGGGCGGCTTCAGAACCGCCTACAAGCTGTAACGGCGTTTCCAAACCGGCAAAACGCCTTGCGGTATGCGCCCTGTCGGGATAGCAAGCCGGTACGGAACGTCATTCGTACATCTTTGCCGGGGGGGTTCATGTCTGTACTGGTTTTCGATCTGGACGGCACGCTGGTGTCGTCCATGGAAGATCTGGTTGCCACGCTTAACGCGGTGATGACGGCGGCCGGACATGCGGAAATCCCGAAGGAAGACGTGGCGAACATGGTCGGCATGGGGGCCAGGGTGCTCCTTCAGCGCGGGCTCGACTTCAACAAGGTCAGTTGGACGGAACATGACATCGAGCCGCTCTACCGGGATTTCCTGGAGCACTATTCCGCCAACATCGCCGTACATACGCGTCCCTTCGAGGGCGTCGTCGCGGCACTGGAAGCCTTCCGCAACGACGGCTGGAAACTGGCTGTCTGCACCAACAAGGCCGAAAAGCTGACCCTGACCCTGCTTGACGCACTGGATCTCGCCCGGCATTTCGATGCCGTCGTCGGCGGCGATACCTTTCCCTCCTCCAAGCCCCAGGCGGAACCGCTCCTCGGCGCCATCCGGCGCGCCGGCGGCGAGGTTGAAGGATCCATCATGGTCGGCGACAGCGAAACGGACATCAAGGCTGCGCGCAATGCCGGCATCCCGGTGATCGCGGTCGACTTCGGCTATACGCCCGTTCCCGTTCACGAACTTGACCCGGACGTGGTGATCTCGCATTTCGACGAACTGCCGGCGGCCGTCGCCGGCCTGGCCAAGGCACAACGGTCCGCCATGGCATGAGGCACCGGACGCTTTCCGGGTTGAGGGAAACGTTCGCCGCCAACCGGTCGCACAGCACTTCTTCTCCCCCTTTGCGGGGAGAAGGGAGACGCGCGACAGGTTTTTCAAGCCGCATGCGTCAGAATGTGCTGATCGCCTCGCCGAGCGTTGCCCGGATCTCTTCGCGGCGGTCTTCCAGCACCGCTATCTGCTTGTCGATGGCTTCTATGCGGGTTTCCGATTCGGCCAGTTTGCGGGCCGCGCGCTTGTAAAGATCCGCGCCCGGCTCGACGGCGGAAAGATTGGCGCGGTGGCGTTGCTGATCGGCACTTTCCTCTTCCTTGCGGAAGCGCTGTTCGCGGATCTGCCGCTCGATGCCGGTGATTTCCGATTGCAGTTGCGCGAGTTCGCG is a window of Roseibium salinum DNA encoding:
- a CDS encoding methyl-accepting chemotaxis protein, producing the protein MQDDVSSDRMSFVLDSLEDDLQVAAKAINAAAEKVQDQLDSQMDKLQTIRNDSQSLADQSSIAEENASGLAASIEELSSSSREIGSQVGVSNQLANEARDVADRVNQGVMDLKTAIDDIANVVSMISDIAKQTNLLALNATIEAARAGEAGRGFSVVASEVKALSVETQSATEKIVENIERLHQSAEHSLGSVNQIIDVIGRIRPSFAAVEDAVQTQVETTNLIGEQALQTATFVQEVVRRANTITQSAAEAEDGGTRAREMGTEMSKNAQSLRARFTMMIRQTEIGDRRQHDRLPVKLGGTLTSGSRVSKIETLDISEGGVLFKMDGDGILRPGDKAGLDISGIGRTDVRILAVSDNGYHCCFADPDERFREALDSKIAAIHAIHAREVELAQAAAARVAATMEKLLETRQLTPDDLFDTNYTPIAGTNPQQVATRALSHLEKVLPEIQEELLGNGEGMVFCVAVDRNGYLPVHNMIYSKPQKPDDPAWNTANCRNKRIFDDRAGLSAGRNTRPFLIQSYARDMGGRNIIWMKEIDAPIIVHGRHWGGFRTAYKL
- the gph gene encoding phosphoglycolate phosphatase (PGP is an essential enzyme in the glycolate salvage pathway in higher organisms (photorespiration in plants). Phosphoglycolate results from the oxidase activity of RubisCO in the Calvin cycle when concentrations of carbon dioxide are low relative to oxygen. This enzyme is a member of the Haloacid Dehalogenase (HAD) superfamily of aspartate-nucleophile hydrolase enzymes (PF00702).); amino-acid sequence: MSVLVFDLDGTLVSSMEDLVATLNAVMTAAGHAEIPKEDVANMVGMGARVLLQRGLDFNKVSWTEHDIEPLYRDFLEHYSANIAVHTRPFEGVVAALEAFRNDGWKLAVCTNKAEKLTLTLLDALDLARHFDAVVGGDTFPSSKPQAEPLLGAIRRAGGEVEGSIMVGDSETDIKAARNAGIPVIAVDFGYTPVPVHELDPDVVISHFDELPAAVAGLAKAQRSAMA